Within the Clostridium scatologenes genome, the region AAAAATCCCTACCCGCTCAAATGTCCCATCCTTGGGACTTTCGCGGCTTGAATCGTCCTGATTCAAATTACGGAATTTTTTAAATTTTAGATATAAGAGCTCCTAAATTCTCTCAAAAGCTTTTATACACCATATATTCAAAGCTCCCTCCACCTAAAAAGCTGTGTAGTAACTATTGTAATTCTAATATAAAAAATTGCTTATGATACATTATAATTATAGCTCTTTAGAAAAAGCGTAGCTTTCATAATACTTGTTATTTGGTTTATATATGTTTTAGCTATTTTAATAATATCCTATGGCGCAGCCTGAAAAAATAGTAAGTTAGTTGATTATTAAATGCATTTGAAATATTTGTATGTTTTAGCCTTATATTTTTCAATCACATAAATAATAAGTATCTTTTAAGACATTTCAATAGAATAGAAAGCAGCTGCTTTTTAAACTAAATATATTAACCTAAAATCCAAACTTCCATTGCACCCTTGTGTCACATTATTTTTAAATTACATTAGCATTTATTTCATCTAAAATCATAGAAACCCCTTTTTTTATTTCAGCATCAGTTACATTACTGATACTCAATCTAGCTAATTTATTATTACTGTAATTTTTTAAGAATGAATCTTCTGTATCTCTAAGTAGTACATTTTTTGAATGTAAATTTTTGATTAGATCTTTGATTTTCATATCATTAGTAATTTGAAAATTTGCAAAAAAACCTGAGTCTGGAACATACCATTTTATATTAGAATTACTCAAATTCTTTGTCAACTCTTTAAGATATTTCATTCTTTTGGAATATACACTTTTAAGTTTTTCCTTATGAGAATCAAACAAACCGCTTCTGATGTAAATTTCCAAAGCTCCTTGAGATAGGATAGGTGTATTTAAGTCATCCCAGATCTTATATTTTTTGAAAGTATCCAATAGTAATTCTGGAAGTACAACAGCGGAAACTCTTAATCCAGGAAGTAATATTTTAGAATAACTTTTTAAATATATTACTCTCGAAGATGAATCTAAGGCATACATTGGATCTGATTTTTTATTGATTTCTAAATCAGCAAGATAATCATCTTCAACTATATAAACATTGTATTTTTCGCAAAGATTAAGTATTTGCTTTTTTTCTTCGTTGGAATAGGAGAAACCAGTTGGATTATGAAATCTTGGAATAACATAAAAAAATTTTATATTATTATACTTAAAATTTTTTTCTAATTCATCAAGGCTTATTCCATTAAAATCTCTTTTTATACCAAAAGCAGTTATATTATTAAGAACTATAGATTGTATGATGCCATGGTAGGTAGGCTGCTCTACAAGTATATTTTTTTGATTATTTGGAAAGTCCATTTTTGTTAATATGTTAATAGCTTGTTGTGAACCTGTAGTTATAAAAACACATTGCTTTTTAGCGAAAACTTGATAGTTTTCAAGCTGTTTTATTATAGCAAGAATTAAATTTTTAAAACCTTGAGTATTATTGTTGGAGAAAAGATTTTCCTTGTATAAATTCATTGCGGAATTTATACAATGCTGAAATTCTTCATAGGGTAAAATAGAACTATCAGGTGCAGCTGTAGAAAAATCTATTTTTTTAGTAATAATATCATTACTTGAAGTTAAATAGTTTTTAATAAGATAATGTCCACTTTTAGGCATACAATATACCATATGTTCTTTTTCAAGTAAATCATATGCCTTAACTACAGTTACCTTACTACATTGAAATTGTACGCAAATTTTCCTTATGGAGGGCAGTTTTTTACCTGGTTTTATAGTACCCTTTGATATTTCGTTTTTTATATAATTAATAATAGCTTCATATTTTGTCAAAATTATTCCCCCTGTTAAAGCTTGTTTTAAGTATTAATTCATTCCATCTGTACTAGCCCACATGACAAAATCTATCATTGATTCAAACATATATATATTTTACACTTTAAATATACTACAAATGTTGATTAAGATAAATATCAAGTGAGTCTTAAAAGAGCTTATCCTCAAGTTAAGTAGAGAGGAAAAATCTATGATTTTATGCGAATCACTTACTCCTTCGACAATAAGATATGGAGTTTCATATAAAGAAGGTAGGGGAATGGTAGCGATGGGATAAATTTTATAGTTAAGTATTTAGAAAGGATAAATATAATCATGAAGAATAAAAATGATATATTAGTTTTGATCTTAGGTATGGCAGGTTTTGTTTCAGCTGCAGATAACTGGCTTATTTCTCCAATACTTCCGGCAATATCAGCTGGATTTGGTGCTTCAATTGCAAAAACTGGAATTATAATTACAGCATATATGATACCTTATGGAATAATGCAGCCCGTATATGGATTTTTTAGTGATAATTGGGGGAAAACTAAAGTATTACGCTGGATTGTGTGGGGTCTTGCACTTGGTACTTTTGGATGTGCATTTGCAACTTCTTTATGGATATTATGCATTTTTAGAATAATTACAGGTTGTTTTGCAGCTGGAATTATTGCTGTATCTTTAGCTTTGATTGGTGATAGTGTGCCTTTAGAAAAGCGTCAATTTTATGTTGGCAAGTTTATGGGAATTGTTTTTTTAGGACAAGGGCTAAGCGTTGGTCTAGGAGGAATATTTGCTAATTATATTACATGGAGAATAGCATTTGCTTTTTTTGCAGCAATATCAATCTGTGTAGTATTTGCATTAAGAAAAATTCCTGAGAATGGTATAGTAACCGGAGGTAATAACTTTTTTTGTGAATTAAAAAAGGTAGTATTTTCTGAAAAGGGAAGAGTCATATTTCCATTAGCTTTGGCAGCAGGATTTTTGTTGATTGGATTATATAGTTATTTAGGAGCATACTTACATGATAGTGTAGGTTTAAATTATTTACAAGTTGGAGCAGTTGTAATGTTTTACGGATTTGCTTGTCTAGCAGCAGGTTCTAAGGTAGGAAATGTAAGTAAAAGATTTGGATATAAAAAAACCATTATATTTGGAGGCTGTCTTTCTTTAATTTCAGCTTTGCTTTTAGCAAATTTACCTTATTTACAAACATCATGGATATCTGTGATTACCTTAGGTGTTGGATATATATTTATACAATCAACTTTAGCTACTTTGGCTTTTGATGTGGCAGCTGAAGCAAAGGGTCTGCCTTCAGCATTAATAGGATTAGGCCTATTTGGAGGTGGAGGATTAGGTTCTCAATTTAGCAGCTTTATACTTGTTTACGGAACTTATAAAACACTTTGGATAACTTTTTCTATTGGAATTATGCTATTTATTCTTATAGTATACAAATTAAAGTTTAATTAAGTTTATGCAATGAAAATTATGCGACGCAAGAAATGCAGTG harbors:
- a CDS encoding MFS transporter; this translates as MKNKNDILVLILGMAGFVSAADNWLISPILPAISAGFGASIAKTGIIITAYMIPYGIMQPVYGFFSDNWGKTKVLRWIVWGLALGTFGCAFATSLWILCIFRIITGCFAAGIIAVSLALIGDSVPLEKRQFYVGKFMGIVFLGQGLSVGLGGIFANYITWRIAFAFFAAISICVVFALRKIPENGIVTGGNNFFCELKKVVFSEKGRVIFPLALAAGFLLIGLYSYLGAYLHDSVGLNYLQVGAVVMFYGFACLAAGSKVGNVSKRFGYKKTIIFGGCLSLISALLLANLPYLQTSWISVITLGVGYIFIQSTLATLAFDVAAEAKGLPSALIGLGLFGGGGLGSQFSSFILVYGTYKTLWITFSIGIMLFILIVYKLKFN
- a CDS encoding PLP-dependent aminotransferase family protein codes for the protein MTKYEAIINYIKNEISKGTIKPGKKLPSIRKICVQFQCSKVTVVKAYDLLEKEHMVYCMPKSGHYLIKNYLTSSNDIITKKIDFSTAAPDSSILPYEEFQHCINSAMNLYKENLFSNNNTQGFKNLILAIIKQLENYQVFAKKQCVFITTGSQQAINILTKMDFPNNQKNILVEQPTYHGIIQSIVLNNITAFGIKRDFNGISLDELEKNFKYNNIKFFYVIPRFHNPTGFSYSNEEKKQILNLCEKYNVYIVEDDYLADLEINKKSDPMYALDSSSRVIYLKSYSKILLPGLRVSAVVLPELLLDTFKKYKIWDDLNTPILSQGALEIYIRSGLFDSHKEKLKSVYSKRMKYLKELTKNLSNSNIKWYVPDSGFFANFQITNDMKIKDLIKNLHSKNVLLRDTEDSFLKNYSNNKLARLSISNVTDAEIKKGVSMILDEINANVI